In Rhipicephalus microplus isolate Deutch F79 chromosome 7, USDA_Rmic, whole genome shotgun sequence, one genomic interval encodes:
- the LOC142767793 gene encoding uncharacterized protein LOC142767793 — MKLSEVPPILEPVQKAIEVEKPYEGLRFIRVLESPVPAPPQKPPAVAGPPTIPSAAVVPNATAVANAGAVQNPAAVPNAAAAPHPVASPAANFLALLSPNRMVSPAAGAEHAKPIEKETEHLNVAVKAFQLLLDRARHNRDVSGQPASFQYTLWCMVLLVVFVTAVGVVLLNSAAQRQRDKLTSTTEPATTCM; from the exons atgAAACTTAGTGAGGTGCCTCCGATCTTGGAGCCAGTGCAAAAAGCAATTGAGGTAGAGAAACCTTACGAAGGATTGCGTTTTATTCGAGTGCTCGAGAGCCCT GTGCCTGCTCCGCCACAGAAGCCACCAGCTGTTGCCGGTCCACCCACTATTCCCAGTGCAGCGGTGGTTCCTAATGCCACGGCTGTTGCCAATGCGGGGGCTGTTCAAAACCCAGCGGCTGTTCCCAATGCAGCTGCGGCTCCACATCCAGTGGCATCGCCAGCAGCCAATTTCCTGGCGCTGTTGTCTCCCAATAGGATGGTATCACCCGCTGCAGGCGCGGAGCACGCCAAACCTATCGAGAAGGAGACCGAGCACTTGAATGTCGCCGTGAAG GCATTCCAGCTGCTCCTAGACCGAGCCAGGCACAACCGGGACGTGTCCGGCCAGCCGGCCAGCTTCCAGTACACGCTGTGGTGCATGGTGTTGCTGGTAGTTTTCGTCACGGCTGTCGGGGTGGTGCTGCTGAACAGTGCTGCGCAGAGACAGCGGGACAAGCTCACTTCTACGACGGAACCCGCAACAACGTGTATGTAG
- the LOC142766980 gene encoding uncharacterized protein LOC142766980: protein MESIPTALEAWYNGTSAVNFDFDRVTPEISAAASLYGYGEFDTKQCCKIATEMATQNGRKARGFMNDLSAIISMYLFRGTNLRTIRAEMCDTGKAFFDDLIAMYDLRSGNLPNNGLTLARVSLTFSGLTVTKAIKWKDSLPVPHSRMNSIVPNYPAAMMTTAFSGLIPHGEAYTSTITNAHFLYLKELIKFTDPQMRFTPHWEVIESFKGIASAAPDNCPLDKADCVELMEKWGILVAGVCSELVTKAAERFREYLQPSPQGS, encoded by the coding sequence ATGGAATCAATCCCGACTGCCTTGGAAGCGTGGTATAATGGCACTTCTGCAGTAAATTTTGACTTTGACCGAGTCACTCCGGAAATTTCTGCGGCTGCGAGCTTGTATGGTTACGGAGAATTTGACACAAAGCAGTGTTGCAAGATCGCTACCGAAATGGCGACGCAAAATGGGCGAAAAGCAAGAGGGTTTATGAATGACCTGAGTGCGATAATCAGCATGTACCTCTTTCGCGGCACCAATCTCCGCACGATACGTGCAGAGATGTGTGATACTGGCAAGGCTTTCTTCGACGACCTGATAGCGATGTACGATCTGCGGTCTGGCAACTTGCCCAATAATGGGCTCACGCTAGCGAGAGTCAGCCTCACGTTCAGTGGCTTGACTGTTACCAAAGCCATCAAGTGGAAGGACAGTCTTCCTGTGCCTCACAGTAGGATGAATAGCATAGTGCCCAACTACCCAGCTGCGATGATGACGACGGCTTTCTCCGGCCTCATACCTCACGGTGAAGCCTACACGTCCACTATTACGAATGCTCACTTCCTATATCTTAAGGAGTTGATAAAGTTTACCGATCCGCAAATGAGGTTCACGCCGCACTGGGAGGTCATCGAAAGCTTCAAGGGAATCGCCTCGGCGGCACCGGACAACTGTCCATTGGATAAGGCAGATTGCGTGGAGCTAATGGAAAAGTGGGGGATTCTGGTGGCCGGTGTCTGCTCAGAGCTTGTGACCAAAGCAGCCGAGCGCTTCCGAGAGTACCTTCAACCCAGTCCGCAAGGCTCTTGA